In one window of Primulina tabacum isolate GXHZ01 chromosome 8, ASM2559414v2, whole genome shotgun sequence DNA:
- the LOC142553926 gene encoding putative receptor-like protein kinase At5g18500 — MASDLNMGLSKNTGIFGLEVWQVIGIMVGLLIVVILFMLTFYLTSREKSSTQQKTLPLSQIPTVSKEIMEVRVEQVSTDKFVPRDGILLTIHDKSSDKESDKVLVHLGMPKIKIVDSNCQSSSFNPLDKDHRGSQSVEGSSGTFSVHKPSSSHSIAAPSPLSGLPENSHLGWGHWFTLRDLELATNRFSKENVIGEGGYGVVYRGQLINGTPVAIKKLLNNLGQAEKEFRAEVEAIGHVRHKNLVRLLGYCIEGTHRMLVYEYVNNANLEQWIHGAMSHHGYLTWEARMKVLLGTAKALSYLHEAVEPKVVHRDIKSSNILIDEDFNAKVSDFGLAKLLGSGKDHITTRVMGTFGYVAPEYANTGLLNEKSDVYSFGILLLEAITGRDPVDYGRPAPEVNLVDWLKMMVGNRRSEEVIDPNIETRPSTRALKRALLAALRCVDPDSDKRPRMSQVLRMLESEEYPIPREDRRHRRTRTSSSEMDTQQENYDTDKSDNQDLK; from the exons ATGGCTTCCGATCTTAACATGGGACTCTCTAAGAATACTGGAATTTTCGGTCTCGAAGTATGGCAAGTAATTGGAATAATGGTTGGGTTGTTGATAGTGGTTATCCTGTTTATGTTAACATTTTATCTTACTTCAAGAGAAAAATCAAGCACCCAACAAAAGACTCTTCCCCTTAGCCAAATACCTACTGTTTCAAAGGAAATAATGGAAGTAAGAGTTGAGCAGGTGTCAACTGATAAATTTGTTCCACGTGATGGGATTCTTCTCACAATTCATGACAAATCAAGTGATAAAGAATCAGACAAGGTTTTAGTCCATCTAGGAATGCCGAAAATAAAAATTGTGGATAGTAACTGTCAATCAAGTTCGTTCAATCCTCTTGATAAAGATCATCGTGGATCACAATCTGTGGAAGGAAGTTCTGGAACATTTTCTGTACATAAACCATCTTCATCACACTCAATAGCTGCTCCTTCCCCTTTAAGTGGTTTGCCTGAAAATTCTCATTTGGGTTGGGGTCATTGGTTTACTTTAAGAGATCTTGAACTTGCAACAAACCGATTTTCAAAGGAGAATGTTATTGGAGAGGGTGGCTATGGAGTTGTTTATCGAGGACAGCTTATTAACGGCACTCCAGTTGCTATTAAAAAGCTCCTCAACAATCT AGGTCAAGCAGAAAAAGAATTTAGAGCAGAGGTTGAAGCTATTGGCCATGTGCGGCACAAAAATTTGGTTCGACTTCTGGGATATTGCATTGAAGGGACTCATAG GATGCTAGTTTACGAGTACGTCAACAATGCCAATTTAGAACAGTGGATTCATGGAGCTATGAGTCATCATGGATACCTTACTTGGGAGGCAAGAATGAAGGTTCTTCTTGGCACGGCTAAAGC TCTTTCCTACTTGCACGAGGCAGTCGAACCAAAAGTGGTTCATCGGGACATAAAGTCGAGCAATATCTTGATTGATGAAGATTTTAATGCCAAGGTCTCGGATTTTGGTCTGGCTAAGCTGCTTGGATCTGGAAAGGATCACATCACAACTCGAGTCATGGGCACCTTTGG TTATGTGGCTCCCGAATATGCAAACACTGGGCTTTTGAACGAAAAGAGTGATGTTTACAGCTTTGGGATTCTTCTATTGGAAGCAATTACTGGGAGGGATCCAGTAGACTATGGCCGTCCTGCTCCCGAG GTTAATCTTGTTGACTGGCTGAAAATGATGGTGGGTAATAGGCGCTCAGAAGAAGTGATAGACCCAAACATTGAAACAAGGCCATCAACTAGAGCCCTCAAGAGGGCTCTTTTGGCTGCTTTGAGATGTGTTGATCCAGATTCCGACAAGAGACCTAGAATGAGCCAAGTTCTCCGAATGCTCGAATCAGAAGAATATCCTATACCAAGGGAG GATCGAAGGCATAGAAGAACCCGAACAAGCAGCTCTGAGATGGATACCCAGCAAGAGAACTACGACACCGATAAAAGTGACAATCAAGATCTTAAGTGA